One window from the genome of Cyclobacterium amurskyense encodes:
- a CDS encoding aldo/keto reductase, whose amino-acid sequence MKYRKLGNTDLNLSAVTFGSFAIGGWLWGGTEQNTAVEAIQASYDLGVTSIDTAPVYGQGLSENIVGNAIKYIPRDKVQILTKFGMRWDLAKGTFALNSKDGSGKDIDIYKYAGKESIIKECEDSLKRLGTDYIDLYQLHWPDITTPIEETMEAVSELIKQGKVRYAGVCNYNEAQMTEAEKYIDLASNQVPYSMVLRDIEEKIVPYSLENGKGILAYSPLERGLLTGKMKPGYKFGEGDQRATRAFYKDENLKRTNEFLDKIKPIADEKGITLAQLVILWTLEQPGVSVTLVGARNAEQAIQNAKSSDQDLSDKEVEIIDMHLNQLVLVP is encoded by the coding sequence ATGAAATACAGAAAATTAGGTAATACCGATCTTAACCTCTCAGCAGTCACCTTTGGATCTTTTGCCATAGGTGGTTGGTTATGGGGAGGTACAGAGCAAAATACTGCGGTTGAAGCGATACAAGCTTCTTATGATTTGGGGGTAACTTCGATTGATACAGCGCCAGTCTATGGGCAGGGTCTCAGTGAAAATATTGTCGGCAATGCAATAAAATACATTCCCAGAGATAAAGTGCAAATTCTCACCAAGTTCGGCATGCGCTGGGATCTGGCCAAAGGCACATTTGCTTTAAATAGTAAAGATGGGAGTGGAAAAGACATCGACATTTACAAATATGCTGGAAAGGAAAGCATAATTAAGGAATGTGAGGATAGTTTGAAACGCTTAGGGACTGATTATATTGACCTTTACCAGCTTCACTGGCCAGACATTACTACTCCTATAGAAGAAACGATGGAAGCGGTAAGCGAGTTGATTAAACAGGGGAAAGTTCGTTATGCTGGGGTTTGCAATTACAATGAAGCGCAAATGACGGAAGCAGAAAAATACATAGACCTGGCATCTAATCAGGTTCCCTACAGTATGGTACTTCGCGATATTGAAGAAAAAATTGTTCCCTATAGCCTTGAAAATGGGAAAGGAATTCTGGCTTACAGTCCACTTGAAAGGGGATTGTTAACCGGAAAAATGAAACCAGGTTATAAATTTGGAGAAGGTGATCAAAGGGCAACGAGGGCATTTTATAAAGATGAAAACCTCAAACGTACCAACGAATTTCTAGATAAAATCAAACCTATTGCTGATGAAAAAGGGATAACATTGGCGCAGCTGGTCATTTTATGGACACTTGAGCAACCTGGGGTTTCAGTAACTTTGGTTGGGGCAAGAAATGCGGAACAAGCCATACAAAATGCCAAATCCAGTGACCAGGATTTATCCGATAAGGAGGTAGAAATTATAGACATGCATTTGAACCAATTGGTTTTGGTTCCATAA
- a CDS encoding universal stress protein: protein MKNILVTIDFSKNEKQLIDKAFQLAESFNSKLWLMHIAAPDPDFVGYEVGPQYIRDARASELREEHMKLKEYSTALKRKGVVSEGLLVQGATIEMIIEESKKLNIDLIIAGHHKHGFFYNAFVGSVSAELIKKSKIPVLIVPLE, encoded by the coding sequence ATGAAAAATATTTTAGTTACGATCGATTTTAGTAAGAATGAAAAACAACTAATTGACAAAGCATTTCAATTGGCAGAATCGTTCAATTCGAAATTGTGGCTGATGCATATAGCTGCCCCAGATCCCGATTTCGTTGGTTATGAAGTAGGCCCTCAATACATAAGAGACGCTAGAGCATCAGAACTTAGGGAAGAACACATGAAGCTTAAAGAATACAGTACTGCCCTAAAGAGAAAAGGGGTTGTTTCAGAAGGACTGCTTGTTCAAGGAGCAACTATTGAAATGATTATTGAGGAATCGAAAAAGCTAAATATTGACCTAATTATTGCTGGGCACCACAAACATGGGTTTTTTTACAATGCATTTGTAGGCAGTGTGTCTGCAGAACTTATAAAAAAATCCAAAATACCTGTACTTATCGTCCCCTTGGAATAA
- the lpdA gene encoding dihydrolipoyl dehydrogenase has translation MYDLIVIGSGPGGYVAAIRAAQLGMKTAIIEKYSTLGGTCLNVGCIPSKALLDSSEHYHNAAHTFKNHGIDLSALKVNFKQMVTRKREVVSQNVDGIQYLMKKNKIDVHQGIGSFKDKNTIIVTKEDGKTEELTAKNTIIATGSKPTSLPFISLDKERIITSTEALELKEIPKHLVIIGGGVIGLELGSVYARLGAKVSVVEYMDGIIPTMDKTMGKELQKSLKKLGFEFFLKHKVTAVERKGKEVTVSAENSKKETITIKGDYVLVSIGRKPYTDGLNAAAAGVKINEKGQVEVDEHLKTSADNIYAIGDVVKGAMLAHKAEEEGVFVAETLAGQKPHVNYLLIPGVVYTWPEVASVGYTEEQLKEKGKKFKTGKFPFMASGRARASGDIDGLVKVLADAETDEILGVHMIGPRTADMIAEAVVAMEYRASAEDIARMSHAHPTYTEAFKEACLAATDNRALHI, from the coding sequence ATGTATGATTTAATCGTAATCGGATCTGGACCTGGAGGCTATGTAGCTGCAATTAGAGCTGCGCAACTGGGCATGAAAACCGCTATTATAGAAAAATACTCAACTCTTGGAGGTACTTGCCTGAATGTAGGATGTATCCCTTCAAAAGCACTTCTGGATTCTTCAGAACACTACCACAATGCTGCCCATACTTTTAAAAATCATGGTATAGACCTTAGTGCTTTGAAAGTCAATTTCAAGCAAATGGTTACCAGAAAGCGTGAAGTAGTAAGTCAAAACGTGGATGGTATTCAATACCTGATGAAGAAAAATAAAATCGATGTTCACCAGGGCATCGGTTCTTTCAAAGATAAAAACACCATTATCGTCACTAAAGAGGATGGCAAAACGGAAGAGTTAACGGCAAAAAACACCATTATTGCCACTGGTTCTAAACCTACTAGCCTTCCATTTATCTCTTTAGATAAAGAACGTATCATCACCTCTACTGAGGCACTTGAACTTAAAGAAATTCCAAAACACCTGGTCATCATAGGTGGTGGTGTTATTGGTCTTGAATTGGGGTCCGTTTACGCAAGATTAGGTGCTAAGGTATCCGTAGTTGAGTACATGGATGGCATTATCCCAACGATGGACAAAACTATGGGCAAGGAGCTTCAAAAGTCTCTAAAGAAACTTGGTTTTGAATTCTTTTTGAAACACAAAGTAACGGCAGTAGAAAGAAAGGGTAAAGAAGTTACCGTATCAGCAGAAAACAGTAAAAAAGAAACGATAACAATAAAAGGGGATTATGTCTTGGTATCCATAGGCAGAAAACCTTATACCGACGGCTTGAATGCTGCTGCTGCAGGTGTGAAAATCAATGAAAAAGGACAGGTAGAAGTTGACGAACACCTAAAAACTTCCGCTGACAATATCTACGCTATCGGAGATGTGGTGAAAGGAGCCATGTTGGCCCATAAAGCAGAAGAAGAAGGCGTATTTGTAGCTGAAACCTTAGCTGGACAAAAACCGCATGTCAATTACTTACTGATACCAGGTGTGGTTTACACTTGGCCAGAAGTAGCGAGCGTAGGTTATACTGAAGAGCAGCTCAAAGAAAAAGGCAAGAAATTCAAGACTGGAAAATTCCCTTTCATGGCTTCAGGCAGGGCAAGAGCCAGTGGAGATATAGATGGACTTGTGAAGGTTTTGGCTGATGCTGAAACAGATGAGATTCTTGGGGTACATATGATTGGCCCTAGAACAGCTGACATGATTGCTGAAGCAGTTGTAGCCATGGAATACCGTGCTTCTGCAGAAGACATTGCCAGGATGTCCCACGCCCACCCTACCTATACGGAGGCGTTTAAAGAAGCTTGTTTGGCCGCCACAGATAACAGAGCTTTACATATTTAA